The following are encoded together in the Peromyscus maniculatus bairdii isolate BWxNUB_F1_BW_parent chromosome 22, HU_Pman_BW_mat_3.1, whole genome shotgun sequence genome:
- the Bsg gene encoding basigin isoform X1: MAAALLLALGLALLGGQGACAAAGTISTNIEKKESKTYFTCTLNSSAVDILGHRWMRGGKVLQEDTLPDLQMQYSVDTHDSAGEYSCIFLPEPVGRASILVEGPPRIKVGKKSEHASEGETVRLVCKSDSSHPPVIQWTWFKTSDSGDQVITNGSESKYLVISTPERSELTISNLDMNSDPGTYLCNATNSQGTAQERMTLRVRSRLAALWPFLGIVAEVLVLVTIIFIYEKRRKPDQSLDEDDPGAAPLKGSSHHLNDKDKNVRQRNAT, translated from the exons ATGGCGGCGGCGCTGCTGCTGGCTCTGGGCCTCGCGCTCCTGGGCGGCCAGGGCGCCTGCGCGGCGG CGGGTACCATCTCAACCAACATCGAGAAAAAAGAGTCCAAGACATACTTCACATGCACTCTGAACAGCAGTGCCGTCGACATCCTTGGCCACCGCTGGATGAGAGGCGGCAAGGTACTGCAGGAAGACACGCTGCCTGACCTGCAGATGCAATACTC GGTGGACACACATGACAGCGCTGGGGAGTATTCCTGCATCTTCCTTCCCGAGCCCGTGGGGAGGGCCAGCATCCTTGTGGAAG GACCACCCCGGATCAAGGTCGGAAAGAAGTCAGAGCATGCCAGTGAGGGGGAGACCGTGAGACTGGTCTGCAAGTCTGACTCATCCCATCCTCCTGTCATTCAGTGgacctggttcaagacctctgacTCTGGGGACCAG GTGATCACCAATGGCTCTGAGAGCAAGTACCTCGTGATATCCACACCGGAGAGATCTGAGTTGACCATCAGCAACCTGGACATGAATAGCGACCCTGGCACCTACCTGTGTAACGCCACCAACTCCCAGGGCACTGCCCAGGAGAGGATGACACTGCGTGTGCGAAGCCGCCTGGCCGCCCTCTGGCCCTTCCTGGGCATCGTGGCTGAGGTCCTGGTGTTGGTCACCATCATCTTCATTTATGAGAAGCGACGGAAGCCCGACCAGTCCCTGGACG AGGATGACCCTGGTGCTGCTCCACT GAAGGGCAGCAGCCATCACCTGAACGACAAGGACAAGAACGTACGCCAGAGGAATGCCACCTGA
- the Bsg gene encoding basigin isoform X2 translates to MAAALLLALGLALLGGQGACAAAGFLKAPLSQEQWAGGSVVLHCEAVGSPVPEIQWWFEGNNPNDSCSQLWDGAWLDRVHIHATYRQHAASTLSVDGLAAEDTGTYECRASSDPDRNHLTRPPRVKWVRAQASVVVLEPGTISTNIEKKESKTYFTCTLNSSAVDILGHRWMRGGKVLQEDTLPDLQMQYSVDTHDSAGEYSCIFLPEPVGRASILVEGPPRIKVGKKSEHASEGETVRLVCKSDSSHPPVIQWTWFKTSDSGDQVITNGSESKYLVISTPERSELTISNLDMNSDPGTYLCNATNSQGTAQERMTLRVRSRLAALWPFLGIVAEVLVLVTIIFIYEKRRKPDQSLDEDDPGAAPLKGSSHHLNDKDKNVRQRNAT, encoded by the exons ATGGCGGCGGCGCTGCTGCTGGCTCTGGGCCTCGCGCTCCTGGGCGGCCAGGGCGCCTGCGCGGCGG CTGGCTTCCTCAAGGCGCCGCTGTCCCAGGAGCAGTGGGCGGGGGGCAGTGTGGTGCTGCACTGTGAGGCCGTGGGCAGCCCTGTCCCTGAGATCCAGTGGTGGTTTGAAGGGAACAACCCCAACGACAGCTGCTCCCAGCTCTGGGATGGCGCCTGGCTGGACCGAGTCCACATCCATGCCACCTACCGCCAGCATGCGGCCAGCACACTGTCTGTGGACGGGCTCGCCGCAGAGGACACGGGCACCTACGAGTGCCGGGCCAGCAGTGACCCTGACCGCAACCACCTGACCCGGCCACCCAGGGTCAAGTGGGTCCGTGCCCAAGCAAGCGTGGTGGTCCTTGAAC CGGGTACCATCTCAACCAACATCGAGAAAAAAGAGTCCAAGACATACTTCACATGCACTCTGAACAGCAGTGCCGTCGACATCCTTGGCCACCGCTGGATGAGAGGCGGCAAGGTACTGCAGGAAGACACGCTGCCTGACCTGCAGATGCAATACTC GGTGGACACACATGACAGCGCTGGGGAGTATTCCTGCATCTTCCTTCCCGAGCCCGTGGGGAGGGCCAGCATCCTTGTGGAAG GACCACCCCGGATCAAGGTCGGAAAGAAGTCAGAGCATGCCAGTGAGGGGGAGACCGTGAGACTGGTCTGCAAGTCTGACTCATCCCATCCTCCTGTCATTCAGTGgacctggttcaagacctctgacTCTGGGGACCAG GTGATCACCAATGGCTCTGAGAGCAAGTACCTCGTGATATCCACACCGGAGAGATCTGAGTTGACCATCAGCAACCTGGACATGAATAGCGACCCTGGCACCTACCTGTGTAACGCCACCAACTCCCAGGGCACTGCCCAGGAGAGGATGACACTGCGTGTGCGAAGCCGCCTGGCCGCCCTCTGGCCCTTCCTGGGCATCGTGGCTGAGGTCCTGGTGTTGGTCACCATCATCTTCATTTATGAGAAGCGACGGAAGCCCGACCAGTCCCTGGACG AGGATGACCCTGGTGCTGCTCCACT GAAGGGCAGCAGCCATCACCTGAACGACAAGGACAAGAACGTACGCCAGAGGAATGCCACCTGA